A window from Leptospira wolffii serovar Khorat str. Khorat-H2 encodes these proteins:
- a CDS encoding DUF4442 domain-containing protein, giving the protein MNGIRYDINPLWKFLLDRFGLGDAFNFFSPFAGAGIKVKVKDRHTIESSMDLSLTNTNYVEGAHFGGSLYSMCDPFYMFLLMDHLGPDYIVWDKSAQIEFLRPGRGTVRAVFHIPSEELDRIRKTVADTRKMNWTASCEILDEDGKQVARIQKILYVRSKIRTKHTDEAA; this is encoded by the coding sequence ATGAACGGAATTCGATACGATATCAATCCTCTCTGGAAATTTCTTTTGGATAGATTCGGGCTCGGGGATGCCTTTAATTTTTTTAGTCCGTTTGCGGGAGCAGGTATAAAAGTAAAAGTGAAGGACCGGCATACAATCGAAAGCTCCATGGACCTTTCTCTTACGAACACCAATTACGTGGAAGGGGCTCATTTTGGCGGCTCTTTGTATTCCATGTGCGATCCGTTCTACATGTTTCTGTTAATGGATCATCTCGGACCGGATTATATAGTATGGGACAAGAGTGCTCAAATAGAATTCCTGAGACCCGGAAGGGGAACCGTCCGGGCCGTTTTCCATATTCCTTCTGAGGAGTTAGATCGCATCAGGAAGACGGTCGCCGATACCCGCAAGATGAATTGGACGGCTTCTTGCGAAATATTGGACGAGGACGGAAAGCAAGTTGCGAGAATACAAAAGATACTATACGTGAGATCGAAAATCAGGACGAAGCACACAGATGAAGCAGCTTAA
- a CDS encoding alcohol dehydrogenase catalytic domain-containing protein — MKQLNFIRRGKLSWFDVPEPELKSGIEAIVKPMYVSRCDLDFGIIYGATPLPGPIALGHEMVGEVMELGEDVKNFRVGDIVMVPWHVNCGSCSHCNKGLLAFCSSTEDRPGYGFGYEWGGALQELVRVPYADSMLKRIPKGVLPEQAVSAADNLADGYRCVAPYLKENPFRSVLVLGGVGSCGLYAVETAVALGAKPVFTDTDLSRLELAKRLGAEAIEAPHSESPGSFDLVVDSTNTRAGLVTALESLEPGGTCACVSVHFKNDITVPYWKMYNTGITLKVGRANVGAYTEEIFGLISEGKLHPEKITTHTIDWADAAEAYGQRATKLLVKF, encoded by the coding sequence ATGAAGCAGCTTAATTTCATAAGAAGAGGAAAACTCAGTTGGTTCGATGTACCCGAACCCGAATTGAAGAGCGGGATCGAGGCGATCGTGAAGCCGATGTATGTAAGCAGATGCGATTTGGATTTCGGGATCATCTACGGAGCGACTCCGCTTCCAGGACCGATCGCTTTGGGACATGAGATGGTGGGGGAAGTGATGGAACTGGGGGAGGACGTGAAAAATTTCCGGGTAGGAGACATCGTCATGGTTCCTTGGCATGTCAATTGCGGTTCCTGCTCTCATTGCAATAAGGGTCTACTAGCCTTTTGCTCCTCCACGGAAGATCGTCCCGGCTACGGATTCGGATACGAATGGGGAGGCGCTCTCCAGGAGCTGGTAAGAGTTCCATACGCGGACAGTATGCTGAAAAGGATTCCGAAAGGAGTCTTGCCGGAGCAAGCCGTTTCGGCGGCGGACAATCTTGCGGACGGTTATAGATGCGTAGCTCCTTATCTGAAGGAAAATCCCTTCCGGTCCGTTCTGGTTTTGGGCGGAGTGGGAAGTTGCGGCCTCTATGCGGTCGAGACCGCCGTCGCGTTGGGAGCCAAACCTGTGTTCACCGATACGGATCTCTCGCGCTTGGAACTCGCAAAACGATTGGGGGCGGAAGCGATAGAAGCTCCTCATTCGGAAAGTCCTGGTTCCTTCGATCTGGTTGTGGATAGTACGAATACTCGAGCCGGATTGGTCACCGCTTTGGAAAGCCTGGAGCCGGGAGGTACATGTGCCTGCGTTAGCGTTCATTTTAAGAACGATATAACGGTTCCTTATTGGAAGATGTACAATACCGGAATCACTTTGAAGGTAGGAAGAGCGAATGTAGGAGCATATACGGAGGAAATTTTCGGTCTGATTTCGGAAGGGAAATTGCATCCCGAAAAAATCACCACTCATACGATCGATTGGGCGGACGCGGCAGAAGCTTACGGGCAGAGAGCTACCAAGCTTCTTGTGAAATTCTAG